The following proteins come from a genomic window of Amphiura filiformis chromosome 16, Afil_fr2py, whole genome shotgun sequence:
- the LOC140172426 gene encoding rhodopsin, G0-coupled-like, translating into MGMVNDTDNDNEVDELPPLYPKELESIVGPLNVRLSNYHHMILAVYLTLVGIIATICNVIVILVLLKKNTFKKRSVNILLLNIACSDLAISFSGYPLFTASNYAGRWIAGVAGCKIAGFTVYFFSSVTIVTYAYIAYYRYIYVCKPNTRPTLTPRFTGKLLLSIWMFSLLWTAAPLVGWSRYILEPFGTSCSIDWSGRDVGNTMYQVASCILLYFTPLGAILWSYGNVIKCSKGVDPRRVVEHAGRGPPKRNLFFKLINEDAQIDLHVTKMCILMTVVFITAWTPYAVECLWAMHQTEISVIASVMPTMCCKASPMLNPLVLIISSSDFRADFKQICPFLFRPTNRRSTVVLSLRRREESKDVLQPECKEMSSTFYVRECDGLGKQEDAAAVYYNNEKVFIGHIRTEDIEKEAAILKKDHTERQYSNLRIDTGTTKEAITCTSMDKGKRVGGKGKAKRLLPKRVQPEIESRSSSC; encoded by the exons atgggcatggtcaatgatactGACAATGACAATGAAGTTGATGAGTTGCCGCCGTTGTATCCGAAGGAATTGGAATCTATAGTAGGCCCGCTTAATGTGAGGCTGAGTAACTATCATCACATGATATTAGCGGTTTACTTAACACTGGTCG GAATTATAGCTACAATTTGTAACGTCATCGTCATCCTAGTCCTCCTCAAgaagaatacatttaaaaaacgaTCCGTCAACATCTTGTTACTCAACATCGCATGCAGTGACTTGGCCATCTCATTTAGTGGGTACCCGTTATTTACAGCGTCCAATTATGCAGGAAGATGGATTGCTGGGGTAGCTGGATGCAAGATAGCGGGCTTCACGGTATATTTCTTCTCCTCTGTTACCATAGTAACGTACGCATACATTGCCTATTATCGCTACATCTATGTTTGCAAACCTAATACCA GACCAACCTTAACACCGCGCTTCACAGGAAAGCTGTTGCTGTCCATATGGATGTTTTCATTGTTGTGGACGGCTGCTCCACTCGTTGGTTGGAGCAGGTACATCTTAGAACCCTTTGGTACCTCTTGTTCAATAGATTGGTCTGGCAGGGACGTCGGCAATACCATGTACCAAGTAGCGTCGTGTATACTACTCTACTTTACCCCACTTGGAGCAATTCTTTGGAGTTATGGCAATGTAATCAAGTGTTCCAAAGGAGTGGACCCACGTAGAGTTGTAGAACATGCTGGTCGAGGACCACCAAAACGAAATCTGTTTTTTAAACTGATAAACGAAGATGCTCAAATTGATCTTCATGTTACCAAG ATGTGTATTTTAATGACAGTGGTATTCATAACGGCGTGGACTCCATATGCCGTAGAATGCCTATGGGCGATGCATCAGACGGAAATATCAGTTATAGCCTCAGTGATGCCTACGATGTGCTGCAAGGCTTCGCCTATGTTAAATCCACTAGTACTCATTATCTCCAGCTCCGATTTTCGAGCAGATTTCAAGCAGATTTGTCCATTTCTATTTAGACCTACAAATCGACGGAGCACCGTTGTTTTGAGTTTGCGACGAAGAGAAGAGTCAAAAGATGTGCTACAACCCGAATGTAAAGAGATGTCGAGTACGTTTTATGTACGTGAGTGCGATGGTTTAGGGAAACAAGAGGATGCTGCAGCCGTTTATTACAATAACGAAAAGGTTTTTATAGGACATATAAGAACAGAAGACATTGAAAAGGAAGCGGCAATTTTGAAGAAAGATCATACTGAGAGACAGTATTCGAATCTAAGAATCGATACTGGAACTACCAAAGAGGCTATTACATGTACTAGTATGGATAAGGGTAAACGAGTTGGAGGGAAAGGGAAGGCAAAAAGGCTTTTGCCTAAAAGAGTCCAACCCGAAATAGAAAGTCGGTCATCGTCATGTTGA